AGCTCAGATAGTTACATTATCGCAGTAAATTAATTTGTAAAAAATTTTCAACGATTATTTTACAGTAACAAAAATGAAATTGGTTGTGTTAATTGATTACATATGATATAATTTTAATTAACATATTATGTGGTATTGAAAACCACATAGACATTTGGAGGGAATCGCTTATGAAAAAAATAGCAATATTAACTGATTCTGCTTGTGATTTACCTGATAGTATCATTGAGAAATACAATATTAAATTACTTCCGTTAAGAATTATTTATCATGACCGTGAATATAGGGATCGTATTGAGATTAAACCTCAGGAAGTATATGATAATATTGAGAAAGAGGTACCCAAAACATCGTTACCTGTACCAGAAGATATTCTATCTGCTTTTGATAGTTTGGCAGATGAAGGGTATACGGATGCTGTCGTCATAACGATCTCTTCTAATCTTAGTGGAACATTTAATCTGATTAAGATGCTTGCAAAGGATTATGAACGACTCAATATAAAAGTATATGATTCCAAGACATTAGGTATATTTTTAGGATTTATAGTGAAAGAGGCAGCTGCTATTGCAAATACCCAAAAGAGTATGGAAGATGTCATTGATAGAGCAAAAGAGATTCGGGATAAATTGAAAGGCTGTTATGTGTTGAAAACGCTGACTTATTTAAGAAAAGGTGGTAGAATCGGCAAAGTTGAAGGTACAGTTGGAGAGCTTTTCAACATAAAGCCGATTATTGGAATAAATGATGAAGGAGTTTATTTCACTATTGCAAAAGTAAGAGGCAGAAGAAAATCTATAAGTAAAATAAAATCTATGATTATGGAAGAATTCAAGGACAAGAAATATAATATAGCCATTATTCATGGTGGTGCAGAAGAAGAAGCCAAGCAATTATATAATAGTATAAAAAACATTGGTAATATAATTGAAGGTCATATCTCTCAGATTAGTCCAGCATTAGGGGTACACACAGGACCAGGATTAATTGGTTATGCAGCCTATGAAGTATAATTTTTAATAAAAAACTTGGTGTATGCCAAGTTTTTTTTAATCCTTCTATTAATTATGATATAATATAAACTTGTAAAGATAAAAGAGAAATTTAAAAAGGACAAATTTGCTACAGGAAACAAGGCGCAATCTCTTTTATTTCAAGAAAGGATTGAAAATAGTGGCACAGATTGTAAACAAATCAAATCACCTGAGAAAAGAAATATTATTAGAGTATCTCAAAATGATTGTTTGTAGTATAGCTGCAATATTTTGTGTAGTATTAGCTTTTTATACATATGGATTTTCATTGATAGCGACACTTATATTATGTATTTATGTTAAAAAGATGAAGACTAATATTGATATAATAAAATCTGGACTCAAGGGAGAAAAAGAAGTATTAAATTTATTGTCTGATTTACCAAAAAGATATAAAGTGATTTCAGATATATTAATACAAGGTAAGAACACATCCAGTCAACTTGATTATGTAATTGTAGGTTCTAATGGAATATTCATTGTAGAGGCTAAGAATATTAAAGGGACAATAAGTGGTAATGGAAATTCCAAATATCTTACTCAGGTTAAAATTGGAAAAGGCGGTAAAGAATATAGGAGAGAATTATACAATCCTACTTTACAGGTAAAAGGACATGTATTAGGACTAACCAAACTTCTTAAAAGAAATAATATGCAATATGATGTTCATGGATTAGTTTATTTCTCAAACGAGGAATCTAGAATACAATTTAAGTCCAATAATATAGTAGTATTATCTAAGAATAAGGATGACTTGCTTAAGTATATTAAAACTTATAAAAATAATGGAGTCAAAATAGCTCCAAATGAGCAAATAAAAATAACTAAACTGCTTAAGAGTCAAGTTATGTAATATAGAGTAGTTTAATTAAGGGGCTGGGTGTTAAAACGTGACAGCCCCAAATATTATAAAAGCATATTTTAGAATATGAACAGTTTGCCTATTTAGGTTCAGTATCTAACTCTGTATTACTCCAATCAACGCTTGTTTTCCAAGTGGAATTATCTTCATCAATCCAAGTATTGATATCATTATTATAAGCTGTATGACCATTGATGTTGATATCTAGATTCTCAACATACCAGTCACCACCTATACTGCCATATCGCTCTACTTTTTTAAGATAAATATTGGCTATATCCTTAGGATGGATATCAGTACCATTATAAAGATAATATTCATCATTATCATCAGCTTCAAAATCATTATAACCTTCTTTAGCTAATAACCATTCTTTTGTTCTTCCATCTTTGGTTTCTATACCGAAGTATACATCATCATCAGTACCAGCCCATTCGTTATGAAGGAAGCCTCTTTTTTCTGTGCCTGTATGTACTGTAACAGTTAATGCACTGATAGGGTTATTGTCAATACCTATATCAAGATTCCAACGATCACTAAATCCACTAAAGTCGCCTTGTTCTGCTTTAGTTAATAATTCAACAGCATGGTTAAGGGCACTTGAGAAAGAATTATCCAATCTTTCCTTTCTATTGTTTTCTGAAAGAAAATCCATAGCTTCATCATATTCTCTATAAGTGTATCCTACACCTGTTTTAAGACCTGTAAGAAGTGTATAACACCAAGTCTTTTCTTCGGTGATTGTAGGTGATGAACCATAAATGTTTTGTGCTGTTGCATTAAAAGAAGCAAAAGGAATGTCTGATACATCACTGAAACAATCAGATATACCATCAGAATAATCAGATATATCAAAGCCACCTTTATTAACCCACAAGTATGATTCAGCCGCTGATTCTAGATTAATATGTAATTCACGTCCAGCTGGATTATTTAAATAAATTCCGGCTTCAGGATCTACAAATATTCCATGGCATGCATAATCTCCAGTTACATGAGTAATCCATCCTGCTACGTACGCTATTCTTTTTTTGTCATTAGACTCTAGAGCATCTTGTAGCTGTTTCTTAGCAAAACTTCCAACTTTGAAATAATGAAAACGGTCTGACCAAGGTGAATATCCAAGAGCTTGTCTTGGTTGAATTAATGGAAGGTCTGGACCATTTGCACCCCAAGTTGCTATTAGTGGGTATTCTTCCAAAGCACTTCTGATTAAACTGCTTTCAGGTAAGTTTTTTGTAGTCTCTTTCATTAGAATGTAATGTGATGCTGGTTGATAAGCCAACACATTTTTTGGGAAAAGCATTAGCAATAATACCAATGCCAAACAACTAGTAAAAATTTTCCTTATTTTCATAATAATCCTCCTTTGATAATTAAATGCAGAATATAGTATACAATAATTGCTGTGAAAAAAATGTTGAAATAAGGACAGTAATATATAGAAATATTCTACAGAAACTTATAGAAACTTACAAAATTCTATAAATATAGATATTAAAACATATAATTCTAAGAAATATTCTTGATTCAGAAAAATATTATTTTGTAGAATTTATATAATAAAATCCAATATAAGACATACTGATGTCATATTATCTTTGCTATACTCAAGGTGTTCTAAATAAAAAAT
The window above is part of the Vallitalea guaymasensis genome. Proteins encoded here:
- a CDS encoding DegV family protein; this encodes MKKIAILTDSACDLPDSIIEKYNIKLLPLRIIYHDREYRDRIEIKPQEVYDNIEKEVPKTSLPVPEDILSAFDSLADEGYTDAVVITISSNLSGTFNLIKMLAKDYERLNIKVYDSKTLGIFLGFIVKEAAAIANTQKSMEDVIDRAKEIRDKLKGCYVLKTLTYLRKGGRIGKVEGTVGELFNIKPIIGINDEGVYFTIAKVRGRRKSISKIKSMIMEEFKDKKYNIAIIHGGAEEEAKQLYNSIKNIGNIIEGHISQISPALGVHTGPGLIGYAAYEV
- a CDS encoding nuclease-related domain-containing protein — translated: MAQIVNKSNHLRKEILLEYLKMIVCSIAAIFCVVLAFYTYGFSLIATLILCIYVKKMKTNIDIIKSGLKGEKEVLNLLSDLPKRYKVISDILIQGKNTSSQLDYVIVGSNGIFIVEAKNIKGTISGNGNSKYLTQVKIGKGGKEYRRELYNPTLQVKGHVLGLTKLLKRNNMQYDVHGLVYFSNEESRIQFKSNNIVVLSKNKDDLLKYIKTYKNNGVKIAPNEQIKITKLLKSQVM
- a CDS encoding zinc dependent phospholipase C family protein, which translates into the protein MKIRKIFTSCLALVLLLMLFPKNVLAYQPASHYILMKETTKNLPESSLIRSALEEYPLIATWGANGPDLPLIQPRQALGYSPWSDRFHYFKVGSFAKKQLQDALESNDKKRIAYVAGWITHVTGDYACHGIFVDPEAGIYLNNPAGRELHINLESAAESYLWVNKGGFDISDYSDGISDCFSDVSDIPFASFNATAQNIYGSSPTITEEKTWCYTLLTGLKTGVGYTYREYDEAMDFLSENNRKERLDNSFSSALNHAVELLTKAEQGDFSGFSDRWNLDIGIDNNPISALTVTVHTGTEKRGFLHNEWAGTDDDVYFGIETKDGRTKEWLLAKEGYNDFEADDNDEYYLYNGTDIHPKDIANIYLKKVERYGSIGGDWYVENLDININGHTAYNNDINTWIDEDNSTWKTSVDWSNTELDTEPK